In Fimbriimonadaceae bacterium, the following are encoded in one genomic region:
- a CDS encoding Flp family type IVb pilin — MLNAMRRFFQEEDGAAAIEYALIASAIAVVIATAAFTLGGNIRNMFTRLAGLIR; from the coding sequence ATGCTGAATGCCATGCGACGATTTTTCCAGGAAGAAGACGGTGCGGCGGCCATTGAGTACGCATTGATCGCATCTGCGATCGCGGTGGTCATCGCCACGGCAGCGTTTACGCTCGGCGGCAATATCAGGAACATGTTCACGCGATTGGCCGGCCTGATTCGCTGA
- a CDS encoding prepilin peptidase, with amino-acid sequence MMLFVLVVVILGAVSDAARGLIPNWLTMTGVSGGIILQTAHNGLIGLVGSLAGYCVGIALLIGFYVCGGMGAGDVKLLGAVGSCLGPFGVMQAAVAIALFGGIYALGVGCRHRGWRTMLRSVYAGGLTIALTGCPAPSATSTAPEPLLRYGIVIALGTALTLWWRGDLSLIS; translated from the coding sequence ATGATGCTATTCGTTCTGGTCGTGGTGATCCTCGGGGCGGTCAGCGACGCGGCGAGGGGGCTGATTCCAAATTGGCTCACGATGACAGGTGTGAGCGGCGGCATCATCTTGCAGACCGCACACAATGGCCTGATCGGCCTGGTCGGTAGTCTGGCCGGGTACTGTGTCGGCATCGCTCTGCTGATCGGCTTCTATGTGTGCGGAGGAATGGGGGCCGGAGACGTGAAACTTCTTGGCGCGGTCGGAAGCTGCTTGGGACCGTTCGGCGTGATGCAGGCCGCCGTGGCCATCGCTCTGTTCGGCGGGATCTATGCACTGGGCGTCGGTTGCCGACACCGGGGATGGCGGACGATGCTGCGGTCCGTCTATGCAGGGGGTCTGACGATTGCGCTCACCGGTTGTCCGGCGCCCTCTGCAACGTCGACCGCTCCAGAACCGTTGCTCCGGTACGGTATCGTGATCGCGCTCGGGACGGCACTGACACTGTGGTGGCGAGGAGATCTGTCGTTGATCTCTTGA